The proteins below are encoded in one region of Neisseria bacilliformis:
- the cas2 gene encoding CRISPR-associated endonuclease Cas2: MSEAKFMRLIVLFDLPVTTEAKRRAANQFRHFLKQDGYLMLQLSVYTRIVRGRDSLQKHYNRLCAALPTEGSIRCLTITEKQYASMDVLVGTRQIREKKVNADQLLLF, from the coding sequence GTGAGGCAAAATTTATGCGACTAATCGTATTGTTTGATTTACCCGTTACCACCGAAGCGAAACGACGGGCAGCGAACCAATTCAGACATTTTTTAAAACAAGATGGTTACCTAATGTTGCAATTGTCTGTTTACACCCGCATCGTGCGTGGTAGAGATTCGTTGCAAAAACACTACAACCGATTGTGTGCAGCACTGCCAACGGAGGGCTCAATACGCTGTTTGACGATAACGGAGAAGCAATATGCGAGCATGGACGTGTTGGTGGGCACGCGGCAAATTCGTGAAAAAAAGGTAAATGCAGACCAGCTTTTGCTGTTTTGA